A stretch of the Chelonoidis abingdonii isolate Lonesome George chromosome 11, CheloAbing_2.0, whole genome shotgun sequence genome encodes the following:
- the LOC116817622 gene encoding cathepsin S-like, with amino-acid sequence MKLLACIVLASLAAAATAHLHSDPTLDNHWELWKKTYGKQYSHKKEEGERRVTWEKNLKLVMLHNLEHSLGLHSYELGMNHLADMTSEEVAALLTGVKIPHRPDRNSTYRPRPGSKVPDSMDWRDKGCVTDVKNQGACGACWAFSAVGALEAQVKLKTGNLVSLSAQNLVDCSIMYGNHGCSGGLMNQAFQYIIDNNGIDSDTSYPYTAQNGTCHYNPATRAATCSKFVALPYADEAALKDAVANIGPVSVAIDAKQPSFFLYRSGVYDDPRCTGDVNHGVLVIGYGTLDGKDFWLVKNSWGEYFGDKGYIRMSRNNGNLCGIASYGSYPEI; translated from the exons ATGAAGCTGTTGGCTTGTATCGTCTTGGcctctcttgctgctgctgctactgcacatCTACACTCAGACCCGACGCTGGATAACCACTGGGAGCTCTGGAAGAAAACCTATGGCAAGCAATACAGCCACAAG AAAGAGGAAGGGGAACGGCGCGTGACCTGGGAAAAGAACCTCAAGCTCGTTATGCTGCATAACCTCGAGCACTCACTGGGCCTGCATTCCTATGAGCTGGGCATGAACCACCTGGCAGACatg ACCAGCGAGGAAGTGGCTGCTTTGTTAACTGGAGTGAAAATTCCCCACCGACCTGATCGGAATTCCACCTACAGGCCTCGCCCTGGCAGCAAAGTGCCTGACTCCATGGACTGGAGAGACAAGGGATGTGTTACGGATGTGAAAAATCAG GGGGCCTGTGGGGCCTGCTGGGCTTTCAGTGCTGTCGGTGCCCTAGAAGCCCAGGTGAAACTTAAAACTGGAAACCTGGTGTCTCTCAGCGCACAGAACCTAGTTGACTGTTCCATTATGTACGGGAACCATGGCTGCAGCGGCGGACTTATGAACCAAGCCTTCCAGTACATCATTGATAATAACGGCATTGATTCAGACACTTCCTATCCGTACACAGCTCAG AATGGAACGTGTCACTATAACCCTGCCACGCGAGCCGCCACCTGCTCCAAGTTTGTTGCGCTCCCATATGCCGATGAAGCAGCCCTGAAGGATGCCGTAGCCAATATTGGACCTGTGTCCGTCGCCATAGATGCAAAACAGCCTTCATTTTTCCTGTACAGATCAG GAGTCTACGATGATCCACGGTGCACTGGTGACGTCAATCATGGGGTTCTAGTTATTGGCTATGGCACCCTGGATGGGAAGGACTTTTGGCTTGTGAaaaacag CTGGGGTGAATATTTTGGTGACAAAGGGTACATTCGAATGTCCAGGAACAATGGGAACCTCTGTGGGATTGCCAGCTATGGTTCTTATCCAGAAATATAG